The genomic interval tgcattACTGTATGTATTTAGAATGAATGCGTTACATTTTGAGGCTTATTTTTTGAGTTTCTGCCTTCATTATGGTGGTTTTCAGAGTTATCTAATTCACTACCCACTGTCTTTGTTTGACCTGTCGTTTGGTTATGTGTGACAGGCAGAGATGTGGGTCCCTGTTTTGTTTCTACCTGTAATGTTGCTATTGTACATTAGTATCCAAGCAGAGCAGGTCAGTGCTCAGCATACctgtggattcttttttttctcaagctTTCATAATCActaatatattttttgtatataAGATGGGAAATATTAAACGGACTTTTAATCTTCCAGCTCCATAATACAGAGTTTGTGTGATGTCCAGTTTAGTCCAAGTGAGCATACTGCTGCTGTTAGTGAATGGATATTATGCATCCTGCCTCCTACGTGCCTTTACTCAGGAAGCACCTCCACCTAAATCAGAGAATGTGAATGtgatctcctgctgtgtgctgcatgtgagagagagaaacagtgcCCAAACTTATTCCCCTTCCATTGTCTTAATATGTAAAAATGGCATGATCTTAAGTAAGCGTTCATGgtcactgttgttgttgtttttggggAAAAATATTGAGTTTTCAGCACATGTTAAAAATTGATTTTGTTAACAAACCAGTGAGTAGTTTTACAGCCTGAGGTCACCACTGCAAGTTACAATAATAATGATAGAGGTCTAATCTATGGGCCAAACAGTGGGAAGTGgatttcaaaccaaacatatggACTGTTGAAAGTTTTCAGCGGACACTAACCCCCCCTAGAAAGTGTACACGTTGGAGCACCTTGCACATTTAAAATCGGtttacatgaaaacattttgttgtTGCAACATTTTGTAATCTGTTAGCATGATCGCTTCGCAACATCTTGTTAAGCTGTGGTGTTCTTCCTCTCTGTCCCAGGCCCACAGTAAACTTGCGAGCTGCCTGTCTTGCAAAACGCTGATTAAGACAGGTGAGGTACTCCATAGCCTCGGGGCAGGTGGCACCATGGGCTCCTACTGCTCTGTTAATTGTATGAACAAGGGCAAGGTGACAACACCATCCTTCATCAGTGAGTAACCACAATGCACGAGCAGTAACTTTGAAAATGcactttctttctattttttctcCAAGCCGTTCATAATTTAGCTTTCACTTTCAGCCTTTTTGAGCCCGTGATCGAGCCTCTCGGTCAAGTTCTGCTTGGGTACCGTAAGATATTGACATTAGCAAGTGGGGAGCAGCATAATGGGGATTTAGCTTGGTAAGGGCTGTGTCGCCTACTGTTTGTGTTCACAATGAAATTATCTCCCTGTGTGAATGCATTTAGGGTGACTGGTTTGCTGCTCCTTAGGCAGCAGAAAACAGCTCCTTTTAACCACGTTATCCACACCTGCTCGTTAATCTTTTATCCCAGAAAACCAAGTAACTTCactaacaaaataaattaagttTGATTAACAGTTACTTAGAAAGACCTTTTTAAAACCTCTGTTtcaaaaatgcccccccccccctcctggtGATTTAATGCCTGATATCTGTGTGTGCAGACACAGAGCCCACCTGTCACTTCTGTAAGAGGAATTCTTTGCCGCAGTACCAGGCCACGCTACCAGAGGGAAATGTCCTTAACTTTTGCAGCTCCCAGTGTGTAACCAAGTTCCAGGTGAGGACTCATTTCAAACAAATCACAAATCTGGGcccttttgtaaaaaaaaaaaaaaaaaaaaagaaaatgttaagaTGTCTTCTGGATTAATAGGCAAATGGTAAACAGGTTTATTTGATACAATAAATATTTAGAATAACTGGATTAAACTCTGTGCTGATTCCTCTGGTATTTACAATTTAGATGTTAAGTATATTAAGTCTCTCTGCAGATGACTATGAACATAACAGCAGAGATGGGAATAATCAAAGTTCCGGAAATAAAACCCAGATTACGGCGTTATCGTCGAGCTCAGCAGCTCAAACACCACAGGTTTCCTCAGTGGAGTTTATGACctgattagtttttatttttttagaccCATGTTGCATTCATTTACATATCAATGAGGAAACAGATTTTGCTAAAGTACTATAAGTGTGTTATGGTTTATTATAATAAGGTTATATAATACCAAACACATGTAGAGACGAGTTTGTGGGGACAGATCTAGTAGGAAGTCGATGTGTTTAATAGCCGTTGGTGTTTGTGTGGACATCGGGATGTTTATGGAAGGGCGTAACTCGGGTTGCATGTTTAACACTTCTTCTTTCCAGAATGCTACTCTTCAAACAGCCACCAATGGACAGGCACCCTTGTCTACCACAGACAGCACAGTCCAGCTGAAATGTAACTACTGCCGAGGAGCATTCAGCCTGAAGCCTGAAACTCTGGAATGGGAGGTGAGACCatcctttaatgtttttaaagataGAACACGGCAGTCCTCTTGTTTTCCACAAATAACACTCTATAACTCTGTAAAGTACCTTTAAAATGTGCTAAGCTTGTCTGagaactgaattttttttttcctgttctacACAAAACTGGCAATAATGTTGtttagtgtgtgttttgttttgttttttagttttttaaatgcCTTACACAATGAATCTTAACCCAGAATAGTTGCAGTACATTTCTCTGAATGTGTCTGCCTTCAGGATAAGGTCTACCAGTTCTGTAGTAAGACGTGTTGCGAAGACTACAAGAAGCTTCACTGTATTGTGACATTTTGCGAGTACTGCcaagaggagaagacactacaCGAGATGGTCAAGTTCTCAGGGGTCAAGAAACCATTCTGCAGTGAAGGTACTCATTACCTCTCTTCTCTCCTTGAAGTAGAATTAGTGATTTGACTGCATCCCATGGTGGCTTTTAACCTATTCGGACATTTGTATTTGCCATTTAAGGCGCATTTCACATTTATCTGAGGTCTTCTATGTTCTGTTATTCATTTTCAAGGCTGTAAGCTGTTATTCAAGCAGGATTTTATTAAGCGTTTGGGTCTGAAATGTGTGAGCTGTAACCATTGCAACCAGCTCTGTAAGAGAGGTGTGACCCGGCAGCTCGGTGGCATGACCCGGGACTTCTGCAGCGCGGCATGTGCCAAGAAGTTCCACGACTGGTACTACAAGGTCTGCTGAAACACCGTGGATTAAGTCAGTGTTTTTCTATGCAGAAAACAGTTCTTATTAATGCTCTGAAATTCTCATTGTGTCCACTAGGCGGCGAGGTGTGACTGTTGTAAAGTGCAGGGTACCTTGACAGAGTCTGTGATGTggagatcagaggtgaagcATTTCTGTGACCAGGAGTGCCTTTTAAGGTTCTACTGCCAGCAGAATGAGCCCATCATGGTCACACAGAAGGGTCCTGAGAATTCCAACCTaggtaaagtgtgtgtgtgtgtgtgtgtgtgtgtgtgtgtgtgtgtgtgtgtgtgtgtgtgtgtgtgtgtgtgtgtgtgtgtgtgtgtgtgtgtgtgtgtgtgtgtgtgtgtgagagagaatgtTAGATGACATGTATTGTTTTTTCTCTTACAGGGTTTGATGTGCCAGGGACTAAACTTGGGGTAAGTAAGAGTTTCCAAAAGGCGACTTTACCAAACCATTTGCTTTTAGGTGATGTAGCACTAGTTGTTACTTTCTTGAAAGGACGACATCATTGACGTTGTggttaatgtatttatttactgaaaagATATCATCAAATTTGCCACCTAATAAGTTTTGTGGGgtgtgtaactgtttaacttcctgcaaaaacaaacatcttaTTAGTTTCTATGAATAAATGATtctttttgtgattttatttttgctttcatgTTGCAGCTGGTAAACCAGAGTGCCTCGGCATATACCAGCGGAGGCTTGATGAGAGACGTAAAGAACAAGGCAGTCCTCTGCAAACCGCTCACACTGACCAAGGCTACCTACTGCAAGCCACACATGCAAAGCAAACTTTTACAGACAGGTAAAAGCACGAACATGAACAAATTCCTGGCATTCATAGTGTGAAATCATTACTTCATGACCCATTAATACTAGTTTCCTTATAGCCGGTGTATCTAACTCATTTTAGTCCTTAGACAATATACAGCCCAATTTGACCTCAGGCTGGTAAAATCATTGAAAAACAACCAAtaaaaaattcctttttttgtcAACAGTTTTCACACCAGCCATCCAGTCAGCCAGATTTGAGCCTCTGGTGGCCCAGCTCTGGTCCACTAGCCATATGTTTGAAACACCTGGTTACAGAATGATTTGGCATGCATGTTTCCACAGATGTAGATGATGGCGTGAAGAGGGAGTACGTGCCTGTACCTATACCTGTGCCCGTGTTCATTCCCATGCCTATGAATATGTATTCCCAGGTCACTCCCACTCCACTCTCTCTGCCTGTACCGGTAAGACATGATCTCGATGCAGCAGCATGCAGACATAGATGGACAAATGATTCTTTTTAAACTTATAAGCATTGAGAGGAGAAAACAAAGCTATAAAGAAACATGTACCAGTCAGTAATCCGATTACTAATGATACCATGTCCCCTTCCAGGTTCCTGTGCCTGTATTCTTGCCCACTACCCTACAGGGGGCAGAACAGATCGTCCAGACCATCAATGACCTGAAAAACAAGTTGCCCCCTGATCCTGTGGAGGCAGACCTGATCTCCATGGCTGAGGTCATAGCAGAGGATCAGAAGCCAGGTGCGCTCACATCAGGGTTGAATATACAGGTTGAAAGATTACATGTCAGAGAGGTGACAAATGGAGCCCTCATACTAGTTTCTGACAGCATCTTGATGTGCTGGtaaaagacaaaagttgaagAAAGCTGCAGCAAACCATGACAGTGAGAACCTGCCCTTCTTTATGCTACAGATGTGAAGCCAGTGAAGGTGAAGAGGGAGCCTGGAGGAGAGGAGTCTTCCAGCGACAGCAGctctgaagaagaggaggagaagtaTGAGCCCAGCTTGGACTTGGAGGCAGACTTCCCTCAAGGTAAATGCCTTCTGAGCCTGTAGCTGTAAACCTGATAATGTTGGATCAGGAATGCAGAGTCGGGAGCAATCCTTGGCATAATGTTAAGGGGATGTTAAAATAGTTTGACAGAGCGGTATGCATTAAGATTAACTGCATTTTTAACTGTGCTTTTCATCACTTGCTAACCATTACAGATGCTATTCACAtcacaacagaaataaataaatataaacataactcCCAACAATATTTTGTTGGGAGTTATGTTAAGCAAACTGTTTCATTAGATCAGTAGTTGAAATCCACCTCCTGTCCCCCAGTTGTTCAGATTACTTTGTTAGTGACATTTTGAAACATCTTATCATATTTATTTGGCACCAGTTTGCATTCGGTGTCCACTCTGACCTGCTCCCTCTTTCTGTGTTCATCTTCCCTTCTTATTCATTCTGTTTAGTTAAACAACACTTATGTAACATGACTGCATGGGGTTTTTAATGGATCAGTACAGTAATTGAGATTAAAATTCTTCCCTCTGGTTATTTCTGGACCTGCTGTCATCACCCCTATCAGTGCAGAGGTTTTAAACTTCAGTGTGAAGTCATCAACTGGCCCATCAATCCAagttttattttccttcattcgtcctttttttctctgccaTATTTACGTTGataattttaatgtgaaaattttttaaatgtttctacaGCGTTCATGAATAAGATATTTTCTGGACACAATCTCGACTGAATCAGcttttgtgtgcatgcacattGTTAACATGCACTCTCTCCTTTATAAATGAAATCCCTACTCTAATTGAAGGTGTATTCAAAATTTATGAACCTCTGAATGAGCAGTACTGTATTTGATTTCCTGGATATGCACTTTCACTGCATGCCACATGAAGGAATGTTATTTCCCCTCAGCCTCAGAGCCTGTTCCTGTCCTGGAGGGAATGGATGAGGAGGTGGGCTCTGCTTTAACTCCACTTCTcgcagaggagaaggaggaaccAGAGGAGTCGGCACCTCGACCACAACCCAGAAGAAaagtatgttgtgtgtgtgcatgcttgcgTGCATGTGCAAATAGAAAAttttcactggcaaacttagcTTGATTGTTTAGTAATGGGTTTGTTTGTCTTGCAGGGGAACAAGAGGCTTGCGGTGGAGGAGAAGTCAGGTGTAGCTTCACCCTCTTCTTCCCATTTAACAAGCAGAGCCTCAGAAGGACGATCGCTGCCTCTCAAAGCCCGCTATGGTATCAATGCCTGGAAACGCTGGGCACTGTCTCCTCCTGATCAGTCAGATGACACCAAAGCAAAGGACAGCTCCAAAGCAGGTACATTAAGCACAATCCCAACTGCCCTGCTCAGTAGTGACACCACGAAAGTCCAGGTGCATTCCTTGGCAAAAAAAGGAAGAATTGATTGCCCTAttggaaaactaaaaaaaaaaaattctaacatCAGTTGGTGATTGTTCCCTTCTCCTGTAGCCCGGCCTAAAAGTAACCTGCTGTCAATGAGTTCAGAGGAGCTGAACGTGGCTCTGTCCCAGTTTGTCAGGGAGGCCTGCAGGCCCAGCGGGGAGCGCTACTCTCCAGACAGTATCCTCTACCTCTGTCTGGGGATCCAGCAGGTTGGTGTGAAACAGCTGCCCCGCTTTAGAAAGCACCAAAATCCTCTCTAGCAAAATATGACTGAGCATTTAGACTGGACTGTATGTGTGTCAGTTAGAgacaatggctttttttttttttcttttttttttttttacctgctcaTAACTTGAAGGAAGGAAATAATTTATACTTCACGTTTTATTTACATGTTGAGGAACTTTTTCTGCCAcagttcagaaaaaaataaaatgcagcccAAGAGAATTTTAAAGCATATACAAGTGATCTAAGAAGAATCAGCATGTTAACTTAACTTTTTTATTCTAGCATCATTCTATCTGTAGTAATTTTAGAGGTAGGAACTGATTTTAGAGGGCGTGTTTCTAGTAGGACCGATAGTACTGGTGCACAAtcttttccctcctcctctcacATGTGAGTAGTAATCCAGCATGGCTGCAGAGTGGGGAACAGGATCGCACAGAGTCCTACGGAGTGAGATTTTTCTGATGCAGAAATGTAAGGCTGACTTTATCTATTAGTGGAAACAGATTTAATCAGATGGATATAATCAGGTTATGTAGCGTAGCTTTGTGTAATTTGGTTTGAAATGGTTGAAAATGTCCGCCACTGTTTCTGGGCCTCTTCCTTGCTGATGTTCTTCCCGCCTTTAGAATATCTCCAGTCAGTAAGCTAATTTAAACAGTTCCTGTGCTCACTGCATCTTCGGGCAACAGTAGcttcttttttctccctctcgaTAGATCTGACTGTAAAGATTAGTGTGTCCATTGATTATAACCATTTGCTGTTCACATCCTGAAAAGCAGTGATGAGTTTTTGACTATGAGGACACagaggttttttgttttaactgtgtGAGCAACCACAAACTGAAGCTGGGTGAccgtttttttaaatgttagcttttatttgtttaaagcaTCTTCATGCCAAAGGCCGGAAGGATGACCTGTTCAGCGATCCATGCTACCAGCAGTTTGGAGAGGAGCTTAACAAGGTCCTGAAGGACTGGCAGCCCAGTGTACTTCCCGATGGTGAGTGCAGCCCGACACAGCTGGCTACAGCTGGAACTAGCAGATAGTTAGTTTTGAGTACTTTGGCAGAACTAGCAGATAGTTAGTTTTGAGTACTTTGGCAGATGTTAATATTTCTTTCTGGGGACAGATTTGGTTGATGAGATGGCATCTCAACATGCAAGATGCAGTCATGAAACTGTACAGGTGTGTAGttgaaatggggaaaaaaaaaaaaaaaagactgaacaaatttATGAGTACTGAATAAAGGCTGCCAGTAGCAGGGTGGTCCCAACTTTGCCCCCATCACACAGTCTTTTTCAttctttatgtatttatgaATTTTCTTTATCTGCTGGAAACTGCCACAGCGAGCTGGTCTCTAGTTTTTCATTCATTCCACTGAAAGTGGCACCTCAGCAGGAGGCACTAGTGTGCTTGAatatgtttgtcattaccaacTGTTGGCACAGtgctgttaaaaaacaaaagaacctgTTGCTCACTATTGGAGCCGTGTCCAATGATTATAACTCTTCTGCTGTTCACATCCTGACACGTTGTGATTGCACTATAATGTAATATGAGGACATCGCTTCAACACAAACAGGATTCATGGTTATGCAAGAAAGACATTGTGTGTTGCACTCGAGCTTAATTTCTGGCATTGATGACGGCGTCTCTCTTCAGGCTCGCTGTGGGGTCGAGTGGAGGAGCAGAGCCTGTGGAGCAGTCGCCATCTCGGAGAGCAGAGTCCCACCTCTCTGCTGCGCTCTCTGGTTTACCTGAACACCAAATACTTAGGCCTGCGCACCGTGGAGCAGCACCTGCGCCTCTCCTTTGCTAATGTCTATGGCCCTGACACGGTCCATCCTGTTACCAAGGAGACCACAGTCTGCATCCGCGTGCCTTCCATCTCTCAGGATCACCACGGTGAGGCTGGAAGCTGTTCATGTTAATATATTTGGGATATATTGTGCAAATTCGCATTAACACAAGCTGTACAATTTCCCATACAGTGATTCATAGTTCTTATATTAATATTTGATGTAGTTTATAGCATTTCTTTTCTTATAACCAGCAATGCTTAAACGGCTAATTGATAATGTTCAGTCAGTATGGATGTAAAATATTCCAACCATCCTCAAGCATAATAGTGATGAGGGTGAGGTGCAGACCCGGggcacactggagagattatatctctcggcagGTCTGGGAATGCCTCAGCGTTCCCATgaataagctggaggaggtggctgcagaaagagagagaggctcTTCATCATCTACAGCCTTAAATAACAAATTACTGTAATTTTACTGATTTCTGTGCTCCTAGTTTAGGTCTCAAAACCTTGAAAATGTtagaaatgtgtctttttttttcttttctttttttttgtcttttggacCTTCAGTGCAAACCGAGTCGAGGAAGAGGAAACGAAAgttggaggatgaggatgaggagcaggACAAAAACGACGACAACTCTAGAGGCTCCGCCCAGCACTGCCCGGTTAAGAAGCACGAGTGTCACCTCTATGAGCTTTACAGATCGAAGTGGTGGGTTCAGTATTTTTACCATCTAAATCTGTTAATTCTTAAGACTGACATCAAAGTTGGGGAATCAGTTTGTCATTGTTTTACTGTCAAATCTTAATCATTAttaacagtaacagaaaatgCTTAGAGAAGCCAGTCAGAGTTGTCAGAGCCCGAGGGTGATGGCCCAGAGTTGCTGTCTTTGTGCAGCTTTCCACACCCAGACAGACAAATTTTAACATTGTAGGGACTGTAGCCAAATAATGTTTTAACTTTTGTGTTACATCAGTCAGTGAGCGAGTTAATCTACTCATTGTTGAAGCACCATTGTGTGGTCCTCAGTTT from Archocentrus centrarchus isolate MPI-CPG fArcCen1 chromosome 21, fArcCen1, whole genome shotgun sequence carries:
- the zmym2 gene encoding zinc finger MYM-type protein 2, with protein sequence MDGESEPNPVMAEDVGERVEPMDATPSPQQKPTPPSEESREAVSMVTEDGTTKEDGTEDNDDDVVLVGEEAPQPSAATLSQDTPSTDCLEQAAAVATVDMSTAAKTPSSPASSNASTAAAPPKPPATTTEPIVIDDEEDSEQKDASSSTPVPPGGTSASHSPGALSSTEPDSEIRIASVTTLGSTSQKGGSTVNSPPHPGDAQPDMNLMITSVTSLQGGAAAVAAADEGQAEENGLQIHNTFSLNPDTPSGRPTASFNPGRGSGPMGQLVQNGDMGTHNRADSWISQSASVPRNQKQTGVDSPSPATSLPKPPGQSSSTTSSSGSQPQPRTVKVTCANCKKPLKKGQTAYQRKGSTHLFCSTTCLSAFSHKPAPKKSCTMCKKDITNMKGTIVAQVDSSESFQEFCSTGCLGAYENKQNPPKSNLKTKCTVCGKHTEIRHEVSFKTVTHKICSDACFNVYRKANGLIMNCCEQCGDYLPNRASANHSLLVDGQQKRFCCQNCIKEYKQAHSKLASCLSCKTLIKTGEVLHSLGAGGTMGSYCSVNCMNKGKVTTPSFINTEPTCHFCKRNSLPQYQATLPEGNVLNFCSSQCVTKFQNATLQTATNGQAPLSTTDSTVQLKCNYCRGAFSLKPETLEWEDKVYQFCSKTCCEDYKKLHCIVTFCEYCQEEKTLHEMVKFSGVKKPFCSEGCKLLFKQDFIKRLGLKCVSCNHCNQLCKRGVTRQLGGMTRDFCSAACAKKFHDWYYKAARCDCCKVQGTLTESVMWRSEVKHFCDQECLLRFYCQQNEPIMVTQKGPENSNLGFDVPGTKLGLVNQSASAYTSGGLMRDVKNKAVLCKPLTLTKATYCKPHMQSKLLQTDVDDGVKREYVPVPIPVPVFIPMPMNMYSQVTPTPLSLPVPVPVPVFLPTTLQGAEQIVQTINDLKNKLPPDPVEADLISMAEVIAEDQKPDVKPVKVKREPGGEESSSDSSSEEEEEKYEPSLDLEADFPQASEPVPVLEGMDEEVGSALTPLLAEEKEEPEESAPRPQPRRKGNKRLAVEEKSGVASPSSSHLTSRASEGRSLPLKARYGINAWKRWALSPPDQSDDTKAKDSSKAARPKSNLLSMSSEELNVALSQFVREACRPSGERYSPDSILYLCLGIQQHLHAKGRKDDLFSDPCYQQFGEELNKVLKDWQPSVLPDGSLWGRVEEQSLWSSRHLGEQSPTSLLRSLVYLNTKYLGLRTVEQHLRLSFANVYGPDTVHPVTKETTVCIRVPSISQDHHVQTESRKRKRKLEDEDEEQDKNDDNSRGSAQHCPVKKHECHLYELYRSKCPPSLQKSLDIFYVQPDPACSSDDPLWFSSTPLDRRILESLLIRLLLVRDIYTDKQLLEENAEEGGVGEAVGGE